The Lutra lutra chromosome 7, mLutLut1.2, whole genome shotgun sequence genome segment ACACCTGCGGCTGCTGCGGCTGCTGCTCTCTGGCCTCGTCCTGGGCGCTGCCCTGCGCGGTGCCTCGGCCGGCCGCCCAGATGCAGCTGCCTGTCCTGGGAGCCTGGACTGCGCCCTGAAGAGGCGGGCgcgttgccccccccccccccccccccagcgcgCATATCTGTGGACCCTGCCTTCAGCCCTTCCAGGAAGACCCGCAGGGACACTGTGTGCCCAGGCCTCACCGGCTCGTGGGGGAGAGCCTGCCCAGGCCCAGACTGGAAGATGAGATTGACTTCCTGGCACACGAGCTGGCCCAGCAGAGTCACGGCGCTCCATGCCCACCGCGCAGCCCCAGCCTGAAGCTGGACAGCGGCAGCTGGAGCCGGCGGCCACCCTGGGGCACTCAGAGCGCCGCCAGGGCCCTGACCTGGGCGCCCCCTCCACTCGAGGAGCCCCCGCACCCACGCCCCACACCTCCTTGGGCTCCCCTGCGTCCTCTGTGCCCGTGCACATGGCCCCCTTGGAGCCCCGGGGCGGGCGCGGTGACGGACTCGGCCTCGTGCTCGTGGTGGCGTGCTCGGTAGCCGGCGCGGCCGCCCTGGCCCTGGCCGCCCTGTGCTGGTGCAGGCTGCAGCGAGACGTCCGCCTGACCCAGAAGGCCGACTACGCGGCCCCGCAGGCGCCCGGCTCCCCTGCAGCGCCCGGGATCTCGGTGCgtggccccgccccggccctgtCCCTCCGGGCCCAGGCTCTGCGGCCTGACCCCTGCCGCCCTCTCCCCGCGCAGCCCGGCGACCAGAGGCTCGCGCAGAGCGCCGAGCCTACCAGCACCAGAGGCAGCAGATGCGGTGCCTGGAGCGGCATAAAGAGCCGCCCCAGGAGCTGGAGTCCTTGTCCTCAGAGGAGGAGAACGAAGACGGTGACTTCACGGTTTATGAGTGCCCGGGCCTGGCCCCGACCGGAGAGATGGAGGTCCGGAACCCGCTGTTTGACCACTCCTCGCTGTCTGCGCCCCTGCCGCAGTGATCTGaaggctgcctctccctcctcccggACTGCACggcccaggggtggggaggggcagggcccacCGGTTCCCGTTAGTTAAGAGACCTTGTTCTCGCAGTGGGTGTGCTTGTGGCTGGGCCAGGGCACGAGGGGAGTGGGGGCGGGAACCCCTTACCCAGGAGACTCAGCCCCCTTCTGCCGggaccttctcttttttcttgcaCCTGTCCTGTTGAGTCCGAACCCCCAAATGAGGGACAGGGAGAACCATGAGACCAGGCGTGGATGAGGAATCCTGGCaacaattaaaatacatttcaaacccgtaaaaaaaaaaaaataataataataaaaaataaaaaataaataaaaatacttcttccaatccatgagcatggcatgttttttttttttttttcatttctttgtatcttccttaatttttttttataagtattctctatttttcagagtataggtcctTTACCCCTTTGGTTTGGCTTATGCCTAGGTATCTTCTAGTtcttggtgcaattgtaaatgggattgattccttaatttctctttcttcagtctgatttgttagtttatagaaatgcaattgatttctgtgcattgactttatatcccagaactttgttgaattcctgtatgagatcTAGCAGTTTTAGGGTagattcttttgggtttccacataaagtatcatatcatctgtaaagagtgagagtttgacttcttctttactgatttagatgcattatatttctttttgttgtctgattggtgagactagacttctagtacaatgttgaacaacagtggtaatagtggacatCCCTATCATGTTCttgacctcaggggaaaagctctcagtttttccccattgagaattgTATTCACTGTGGactttttgtatatgttttttatgatattgaggtatgtttcctctatccctacaatGAGAAgacttttaatcaagaaaggatactctattttttcaaatgcttttttttttttttgcatcaattgagaagatcatgtgattcttgtcctttcttttattaaggtggtgtatcacactgactgatttacagatgttgaaccacctttgcaggccagaaataaatcccacttggttgtggtaaataatccttttaatgtgttgttcGATCCCATTGACTattatcttggtgagaattttggcaccATGTTCCTCAgtaatattggtctgtaattctcctttttggtgggatctttggttttgggatcaagataatgcagACCAATAGAATAactttggaggttttccttccatttctagtttttgaaacagcttcagaagtaTAAGTATTTGTAATGTTttatagaattcccctggaaagccatcttgtcctggactcttatttgttgggagatttttttttttttattactgcttcaatttctttgttggttatgggtctgttcagttttctatttcttcctggttcagtttttgtagttCAGTATTTGTTCAGTATTTGTTTCTAGGAACGCATCCATTTCTTCaggattgcctaatttgttggcatatagttgctcataatatgttcttataattgtattttttcagtattcgttgtgatttctcctctttcattcatattttatttatttgtgtcctttctcttttctttttgataagtctggctatgggtttattgatcttattaattctttcaaagaaccagctcctggttttgttgatctgttctactgttcttttgttttctgtttcactgatttctgctctaatctttattatgtctcttctcctgctgtgtttaggctttatttgctcttctttctccaactcctttaggtgcaAGGTTAGTGTGtgtatttgaaacttttcttggttcttgagaaaggcctgtttGCTCTAAACCCCTCTCTTAGGATTGCCGTTgatgcatcccaaagattttagaatagttgtcttcattttcatttgtttcctttaattttttaattctttttttccttgttgacccattcattctttagtaggatactctttaACCTCCCtgtgtttgtgttccttccaaaatTGCTCTTATGAATGAGTTCaagctttaaagcattgtggtctaagaatatgcagggaatgatcctaatgtTTTGGTACCTGTTAAGACttaatttgtgacccagtaggtgatctattctggagactgttccatgtgcactcaagaagaatgtgtattctattgctttaggatgaaatgctctgaatatatatgtgaagtccatttggtccagtgtatcattcaaagtccttgtttcctTGGTGCTCTTCTGCTTAGAGGATCTGTCATTGCTGTGTGTGGTgtattaaagttccctactatctttgtattattatcaatgtgtttcttttaattttgttattaattggtttatataattggctgagcccaagttaggggcataaatatttacaattgttagatctccttgtAGACAGACCCTTAAATTATGATATAGAGTCCCTCtccatctcttactacagtctttggtttaaaatttaatttgtctgatataatgATTGCTACTCCATCTTTTTTtatgatgtccattagcatgataaattgttttccaccccctcactttcagtctgaagGTATCTTTGTGTCTAAAGTTAGTCTCTTACAGCATATCGgtgggtcttgctttttaatcCTCTCTGATACACTATGCCTTtggattggagcatttagtccatttgctttcagagtaattattgaaagatatgaatttagtgccattgtattacctgtaaagtatTCTGTagatttctgtagattgtctctgttcctttctggtctttgttacttttgggctctctcttcacttaaaggctctcctttaatatttcttgcagggctggcttagtgatcacaaattgttttggtttctgtttttcctggaagctctttctctctccttccattctgaatgacagccttgctggataaagtattcttggctgcttatttttctcatttagcaccttAAATATTTCATACCAGTaatttctggcctgccaggtctctgtggacaagtctgctgccagccttatgttTCTGCACCTGGAGGTTAAGGACCTCTTTTCCCTgatctgctttcaggattctctaTCTCTGAAAATtgcaattttcaaaatttcagctTCACTATTATACATTGGGGTATTGacatatttttactgattttgatgGGGTTTCTCTGTGCCCCTTGCACTTAAATGCTTGTTTCCTTactagggaagttctcagctataatttgttcaaataaaccttcacCCACCCTCCATCCTCTGGGAGCTCTATTATTTGAATATTACTGCACATTCTGGTATCACTGATTTTGTGAagtctcccctcatgatccagtagttgtttttctttcttttcctcagcttctttactttccgtcattttatcttctatgtcactgactcttttccctctgtctcagtaatagcattttaaattttgggcTAATTAGATTGTAGCTCTTTTATTTTGGCAGTATCAGATTCTCCAGTGTCTTTTAGCTTTTTCCAAGCCCGgctggtattttaaaaatcattgttttgaattccagttctgacatcttacttatacttacatatatacttacatattgaTTAAATCTATGGCAGAGATTACtacctctgtttccttcttttgctgtgaatttctccttctagtcattttgtccagaaaagaaaggaggaaagaaagagaaagaaaaaaaaaaaaacacagcaaaaatagcaataataataaatagaatctttaggAAGTGATTCTGTTGTATGCTGTATACAGTCTGCTGTTTAGTTTTGGCTGCTTTTTCCCACTGGGGAAGTTCCTCTACAAAGTTCCTCCTTGCTTGTAGGAGGGAGTGTTTGGTCCTCTAAATAGGTACGCCTTGATCTGTTTGTGAAGTTAAGCCAGAAGCTGAAGTTTTGGAGCTTTCTTAAATCAGTAGACTTAATAGATGAGGGAGCTTGTGTTGGTCTTTTGAGGGAGAGGCCTGCTGTGCTGGTTCATAAGGTGAGTTGCCCTAATAAAGATGTTCCTGCCAagtcgggggggggggttaaTATAAGGTACTCCAGCCTCCACTACAGgtgctgtttttctctctggagTCTGACTGTGATGATaaacaggaggagggaggagtggtGGAGGAGGTAGTATATGGTGTCACCTAGTCCTCTTGTCCCTAGGGAGAGAACTCCCAGCAGGTGCTGCTCAGAAGGCCCTCTTAGAGAAGTGAGCAATCTTTTGTGACCTGAGCTCTCAGAACTCCTATATTTTATCTCTGGCCAGAGCTGATATTCAAAACTCCAAGTTTTAAATGGCCTGGTAATGTTTATGCCCACCTTTGTCCTCTGGGGAGGAGGTTCAACATGTATCCAGCACTGTCCCATCCCCAAAAAGCCATTGAACAGTGCACATGCAGAGACTAGAGTTTATTATAAATGCTCAGCAAAAAGCTAGAGTCAGGTTATTAGCCATCTGCACTCCACTCAGTCTCCTACACCCCCTTTTCCCAGAAAAGCTGTTATAGAAGCTTAAATCTATTTTGACAGACAGCAAAAATTGTCTGCCAGGTTATCTTCAATCTGCTTCAGTCTCTGCACTCTGCTCAGTCTCAGAAAAGTGGCCAGTAGTTACATGCACCCAGGTTCAAGCCTATTGTGGCTCACACCAAAAAATTAAGAGGTTTTTCTGCCCTCTGCATGTACCTCTGATCCCACTGCTGAGCTCCACTCAAGGACTTCCTGGCTAACTCTTTGTCTTCAGAGAGGACAAATATGGTTCTTTAAATGCCCTTGAGAAGGGGATCAATCTCTCCCTGAACAACCTAGGGATCCACTCACCACAGCTTATTATGCTGTCACAAACCACTGCACTCTTTCCAACTTTCTCGCTCTTCCTGACTTTGCTCTGCAAACTGTGCTTCCTCCCCTTACCAGCTTCAGGGCTTCCCAATCCCCAAGTTCAGGGCTCCAAACTTTGCCCCTGTCAAATTCTCTCATTCCAACTGTACAGACTGTTTCCATGTTCCTCTGATCCTCTTCTTAGTTATTCAAAATAGTTGAAGGTTGATCTATTTGTATTCCATGGATGAGGCAAGTTCAGGATCCCCCTATTACTGTGCCATCTTGGAACTCCCCTCAACTCCCTACCACTTTGAGCAGTGATGATCCAGTAAGTTACAGGCACTCAACACTGAGGTGTTTGTTTGATTTaagaattctatttatttatctatttagagacatgataagcagggggagtgaaaggcagagagaagcaggctccccactgagcaaggagcctgatgtgggactctatcccaggaccctagaatcatgacttgagctgaaggcagacacttaactgactgagccccccccccccccaggtatCCCAGCACTCAATAattattaagtgattttttttttaattttaagaacagTCATAGAAATAATAGGGATTGAATATAATATGCAGATTTCCTTAAATAGAGTGATCCAActcacttattttaaaagttgttaaaaacttacttaaattttattatgattcACGGGACCAAGACCAAATTGACCGTCATTTCAGCCCCATTAACCTGATTATGTAATAAGAATTGGGAagacaatttatttaaaaacacctAACCTGTATGTCATACTAAACTAAGTTTAACACATTCTTAGAGCAATAAATTACCATCTGTTCACTTTTTCTAAGGTCTAGAGTGTTTTAGATTAAAACAGTTCCAAAGGGAAATGATGTGATACTGAAGAATTATAGACTGAATTATGCAGTTTACATTCCAGTTTACATTTGCTTattcaaaagaatatataaataatatcaatACATTAGCATATAACTATATGTgatctgctttttaaattccttttaaatattatcagtatcaaacatcaaaaatataaaacaaagcagaGACCTTAATGGatctaaaaaaatattctgaccAAGTCATTAAATCATACATAGTATCactttcatctttgttttattgTCATTACTTTTATATGCGTTTTCTTGTTATCTGTTAACAcaatttcacaaatgagaagGCAATGTTTTATACATGACATTAAagctcagaaatgaaataaaaattttcagttctctttaCTGGTTAGCTAAACTAAATTGACTAAACTTAGCCTCGTGAAAACACACTCTATTGAGTTTACACTAGTTGGTATCTAGCTTCAAGTATATAAATAGGTGACATATCATGGTAAGGATCATCCAGTCTGTTTTAAAAGTGACAtcttcaaaatttaaatgtaactGATCCTTCTGTATATTGTATCatgggaaaaattataaagagaTTTAGTCCAAATCTGTTCCAAAGATGTATTCACCTAACTTCATTGATTCTTGTTCACATTTAGTCCTCCCATCCCTAGTTCTAAacataaattcataaattcaacaaatatgcTTTGAGTACTTCTAATGTGTGAGTCATATTTTCAAGTGATGGGAATGGAGTTCCTGCCTTTCAACGGGCtatatttctgttgctttctgCTAATTCTTGGTTTGGTGACCTAGTTACACCTCTATATGTGGCTTTTAGATTTGCTGTTCCCATTCTTTTGTGAATCATTGCATGTACTTGATTTTGCTTCAACATGCAGCAAAGGCCCCCAAAAGTGCCACATCCACAAATTGAGGAAGATTTAAACATATGGTAAGAATAACAAACCATTTCTAATAGACTCTCTTCCTTCTTGATAAAAagactcttattttttatatcttcagTGCTGATCAATATTGGAGACAGAGAGTATGTTTAAACCAtgtttcatttctattctttCCAACACTGGATTTTATCTTAGAAAATTAATATGTGGAGGGgaacctcggtggctcagtcagctaagcatctgtctttggttcaggtcatgatctcggtgtcctgggattgatcccacTTTGGGCTATCTGCtctgcagggggtctgcttctcctcatactctccctctgtgctctctcactctcagtctctcaaataaataagtacaatctttaaaaaaaaactaatatgggGAAACAACATGTAATGACATcagttacatttaaaatattaatataaatttgtGATTGTCATGaataatagtttatttctgcCCTCAACTagtttgaaggagaaaaacactAACCCAAATGCATAATTCAATACCtactcagttttattttaatataaggaaaaatggagaccatacacaaaataaataaaacacagaatatGTTAGGTAAGAAGTGTAAcgaggaaaataaatttcatccAAGTGAAATGGATAGATGCAGTTTAAGATGGttgttaggaaaataaaattaaattaaataaataagtaaataaataaataaataaataaaatggatgttAGGGTGGGTTGCTAAGAAAAACTGCATTGATATAAGAACCTAAATGCTATGACAGAGTGAGCCACAGAGTTAACAGGAGGGATAGTGgcccaagcagagggaaaagaaattgcAGAGACCATTAATGAGTTTATGTGACTTGGGTGTTTAAAGAATAGCAAAAGAGGCAGTGAAAATtacttttggaaataaaaataataattaaaaaataaaaaatcagaaaaagaggaaaagggtaaaagaaaaagaaataaaagtaatagaTTAAGCAAGAATCTGGAGAACCACATGGAGGTGAAGACTTTGTTAAGAAAAGAGATACTTAATACTGAATTATAAATTGTCATCTATATTGAAGATATAGACCAAGTTGCtgttattgctattattaaaTCATATACCTGATACCTATGATCAATATTGGAAGATgggatccagaaaaaaaaaaaaaggctcctgaGTGGGTAGATGCTCAAGCATAGGAAAAGGAGCAAATAGAGAATGATaatttaagagaagaaagaaatcatagaGCTAACtatcatttatatttgtatacaaatccttaaaaatacagaaatttttggCATATATGAGATGAAGATTTTAGCCCTACAAATCTAAGTCCTAAAGCAAAGAATGGTACTAGTATACATTTGTATTACATACATAATCaacatactatttatttttattttttaagattttatgtatttatttgacacagagagagggaacacaagcaggggaagtgggagagagagaagtaggctttctgctgagcagggagcctgatgcagggctcaatcccaggacccctgg includes the following:
- the LOC125105565 gene encoding LOW QUALITY PROTEIN: neural proliferation differentiation and control protein 1-like (The sequence of the model RefSeq protein was modified relative to this genomic sequence to represent the inferred CDS: inserted 1 base in 1 codon; deleted 3 bases in 2 codons), with protein sequence MATPVPPPSPRHLRLLRLLLSGLVLGAALRGASAGRPDAAACPGSLDCALKRRARCPPPPPPSAHICGPCLQPFQEDPQGHCVPRPHRLVGESLPRPRLEDEIDFLAHELAQQSHGAPCPAQPQPEAGQRQLEPAATLGHSERRQGPDLGAPSTRGAPAPTPHTSLGSPASSVPVHMAPLEPRGGRGDGLGLVLVVACSVAGAAALALAALCWCRLQRDVRLTQKADYAAPQAPGSPAAPGISPGDQRLAQSAEXYQHQRQQMRCLERHKEPPQELESLSSEEENEDGDFTVYECPGLAPTGEMEVRNPLFDHSSLSAPLPQ